The proteins below are encoded in one region of Microbispora sp. NBC_01189:
- a CDS encoding PadR family transcriptional regulator, whose amino-acid sequence MATDRRASWLKGVLDLLVLASLTEGENYGYEIAKTLAASGLGQIRGGTLYPVLNRLEEAGLVSAEFRVTERGPGRRYYRLTEQGRRTLAEQGRLWLAFDESVRSMLASGGLK is encoded by the coding sequence ATGGCGACCGACCGCCGGGCGAGCTGGCTCAAGGGAGTCCTCGATCTGCTGGTGCTGGCCAGCCTGACCGAGGGCGAGAACTACGGCTACGAGATCGCCAAGACGCTCGCCGCCTCGGGACTCGGCCAGATCAGGGGCGGCACGCTGTATCCCGTGCTCAACCGGCTGGAGGAGGCGGGCCTGGTGTCGGCCGAGTTCCGGGTGACCGAGCGCGGCCCCGGACGGCGTTACTACCGGCTGACGGAGCAGGGCCGGCGGACGCTCGCCGAGCAGGGCCGCCTGTGGCTGGCGTTCGACGAGTCCGTACGCTCCATGCTGGCCTCGGGAGGGCTGAAGTGA
- a CDS encoding CPBP family intramembrane glutamic endopeptidase yields MTVPTFTVPSLFLAAPLTAYLAFVSPWLGRRQYDRLQRRRAVDPRALVRAYRMWIGEEWAWIAVTALILVLSPGAGLGDLGFTRPDDLGKVAAMAGGLACALVAGSVVLRHAARTGRAVPGQAAVAALLPRTPAERWHAAAMAVTAGVCEEVVYRGLLIALGIGVLGLNPSVAAVLALAVFVAGHCYQGWKGMAAVALLGFWLTAMYLATGSLLLPIVAHVLIDLRGLVLVPAPGQQQVGEPSM; encoded by the coding sequence ATGACCGTTCCGACTTTCACGGTCCCGAGCCTGTTCCTGGCGGCGCCGCTGACGGCCTATCTGGCCTTCGTCTCCCCCTGGCTCGGCAGACGCCAGTACGACCGGCTGCAGCGGCGCCGCGCCGTCGACCCCCGGGCGCTGGTCCGGGCGTACCGGATGTGGATCGGCGAGGAGTGGGCCTGGATCGCCGTGACGGCGCTGATCCTGGTGCTGTCGCCGGGGGCCGGCCTCGGCGACCTCGGCTTCACCCGGCCGGACGACCTCGGGAAGGTCGCGGCGATGGCGGGCGGCCTGGCCTGCGCCCTGGTGGCCGGCTCGGTGGTGCTCCGCCACGCCGCCCGGACCGGCCGCGCCGTACCGGGTCAGGCGGCCGTGGCGGCGCTGCTGCCGCGCACCCCCGCCGAGCGGTGGCACGCCGCCGCGATGGCGGTCACCGCGGGCGTCTGCGAGGAGGTCGTCTACCGCGGCCTGCTCATCGCGCTGGGCATCGGCGTCCTGGGCCTGAACCCGAGCGTGGCCGCGGTCCTCGCCCTGGCGGTGTTCGTGGCGGGCCACTGTTACCAGGGCTGGAAGGGCATGGCCGCGGTGGCCCTCCTCGGGTTCTGGCTCACCGCCATGTATCTGGCCACCGGCAGCCTGCTGTTGCCGATCGTGGCGCACGTCCTGATCGACCTCCGGGGCCTGGTGCTCGTGCCCGCGCCAGGACAGCAGCAGGTCGGCGAGCCGTCTATGTAG
- a CDS encoding class I SAM-dependent methyltransferase — MEKITQKQAPGMEGAMARWYARQRASAPQLAAVRRFAAEVTAGLPAGAAVLEVAPGPGCLAVELARLGFAVTGLDLSRTFVEIATGNARRAGVRVDVRHGDAADLPFPDRSFDLVVCQAAFKNFGRPVRALDEMHRVLRPGGRAVIHDMSREATRAAVDEEIRGMGLTPLNALMTKVPLLALRRRAYSRDLFARLAAESAFGTCEIRTEGISVEVRLTRPAP; from the coding sequence ATGGAGAAGATCACGCAGAAGCAGGCGCCCGGCATGGAGGGCGCGATGGCCCGGTGGTACGCGCGCCAGCGCGCCTCCGCGCCCCAGCTGGCCGCCGTACGGCGGTTCGCGGCCGAGGTCACGGCGGGGCTGCCCGCGGGGGCGGCCGTCCTGGAGGTGGCCCCCGGCCCGGGTTGTCTGGCCGTCGAGCTGGCCCGGCTCGGGTTCGCGGTGACCGGGCTCGACCTCAGCCGCACGTTCGTGGAGATCGCGACCGGCAACGCCCGCCGGGCCGGGGTGCGCGTCGACGTGCGGCACGGCGACGCCGCCGACCTCCCGTTCCCCGACCGCTCCTTCGACCTGGTCGTCTGCCAGGCCGCCTTCAAGAACTTCGGACGGCCCGTGCGCGCCCTCGACGAGATGCACCGGGTGCTGCGCCCCGGCGGCCGGGCGGTGATCCACGACATGAGCCGGGAGGCGACCCGGGCCGCCGTCGACGAGGAGATCAGGGGCATGGGGCTCACGCCGCTGAACGCCCTCATGACGAAGGTGCCGCTGCTCGCGCTGCGCCGCCGCGCCTACTCCCGCGACCTGTTCGCCCGCCTCGCCGCCGAGAGCGCGTTCGGGACCTGTGAGATCCGTACGGAGGGCATCAGCGTCGAGGTCCGGCTGACCAGACCGGCCCCGTAG
- a CDS encoding MFS transporter — protein sequence MAGVRRDLGLLGDRRFALLLAARTISVLGTAFAPVALAFGVLGLPGATATTLSAVLTAEALPMVLFILVGGVIADRLPRHRVMMVGESLNAAAYFCLAAMMLTGWTPLPALVVASAVSGIAAAALFPALTGIIPDVVPADRLQTANALLGLGQNVSRVAGLVLSGAAVVLLGSGWALTVSGAMFAVAAVLIALLRLTPAERAAGGGHSVAAELRDGWREFASRQWLWVVVAQFSILVMALQASHGVLGPLVAKESLGGAPAWSAVLAGEAVGMIVGVVVTLRLRPRRPILVATLLTLPTAAPYVLLGLDAPLWTVVGGAFVMGVCFDIFGVLWQTTMQREIPAESLSRVSSYDALGSLMFGPLGLLLAGPVAIAVGPRPALVACGAIIILVTLAALLAPGVRGLRVTDEETPAVPAPS from the coding sequence ATGGCCGGTGTGCGCCGAGATCTCGGCCTGCTCGGGGATCGGCGGTTCGCCCTGCTGCTGGCGGCCCGGACGATCTCCGTGCTCGGCACCGCCTTCGCGCCGGTGGCCCTCGCCTTCGGCGTGCTCGGCCTTCCGGGCGCGACCGCCACGACGCTGTCGGCCGTGCTCACCGCCGAGGCGCTGCCGATGGTGCTGTTCATCCTCGTCGGCGGGGTGATCGCCGACCGGCTGCCGCGCCACCGGGTCATGATGGTGGGCGAGTCGCTCAACGCGGCGGCGTACTTCTGCCTGGCCGCGATGATGCTCACCGGCTGGACGCCGTTGCCCGCCCTCGTGGTCGCGAGCGCGGTGAGCGGCATCGCCGCCGCGGCCCTGTTCCCCGCGCTGACCGGCATCATCCCGGACGTGGTGCCCGCCGACCGGCTGCAGACCGCGAACGCGCTGCTGGGGCTGGGCCAGAACGTCTCCCGCGTCGCCGGCCTGGTGCTGAGCGGCGCCGCCGTGGTCCTGCTGGGGAGCGGCTGGGCACTGACCGTCAGCGGGGCCATGTTCGCCGTGGCCGCCGTGCTGATCGCGCTGCTGCGGCTCACCCCGGCCGAGCGCGCGGCGGGCGGCGGGCACTCGGTGGCGGCCGAACTGCGGGACGGCTGGCGCGAGTTCGCCTCCCGCCAGTGGCTGTGGGTGGTCGTCGCCCAGTTCTCGATCCTGGTCATGGCGCTGCAGGCCTCCCACGGCGTGCTCGGGCCGCTCGTCGCCAAGGAGTCGCTCGGCGGCGCGCCCGCCTGGTCGGCCGTCCTCGCGGGCGAGGCCGTCGGCATGATCGTGGGAGTGGTCGTCACGCTGCGCCTGCGCCCCCGGCGGCCCATCCTGGTCGCCACGCTGCTCACGCTGCCGACCGCCGCGCCGTACGTGCTGCTCGGCCTGGACGCGCCGCTGTGGACGGTCGTGGGCGGGGCGTTCGTGATGGGCGTGTGCTTCGACATCTTCGGCGTGCTGTGGCAGACCACGATGCAGCGCGAGATCCCGGCCGAGTCGCTGTCGCGGGTGAGTTCCTACGACGCGCTCGGGTCCCTGATGTTCGGGCCGCTCGGCCTGCTGCTGGCCGGGCCGGTGGCCATCGCGGTGGGTCCGCGGCCGGCGCTGGTCGCCTGCGGCGCGATCATCATCCTGGTCACGCTGGCCGCCCTGCTGGCCCCCGGCGTACGCGGACTGCGGGTCACCGACGAGGAGACCCCGGCCGTACCCGCCCCGTCCTGA
- a CDS encoding PP2C family protein-serine/threonine phosphatase, producing the protein MNSSPDGSGEPPREAVAAVVQATLDALPTQGVWQLPIRDPAGAVVDFEVLAASPEARDIKDRVGKELVGLRMLEGYPSVAGSPLWEACLRVLASGEAEDVSPYVHREDDDGVPYLSTYSVRVAALQGGVFLSWVRHDREERLSTRLLHTERLGHLGWGHWSLVTGEVEWSDQLYVIHGRDVADGPFPLEHYREIAHPDDVPVVDHALSTLVGSGGPHEFELRIRVGREYRHIRTTAEVTRDAAGRPVEIHGVVQDVTDWRRTADELAEVSQRLEEESQLTARLQGIILPVQDTVPGLQLGVRYFPAETAPLGGDWYQAIHLDNEEALLAVGDVAGHGLAAASAMAKLRHAITGLAFADHDPARILVALNRLLRRMRPDVLATAVVARYRVEDRTLTWTHAGHPPMLLVRGDKVHRLLHPGVLLGVFESVTYTCAQVRLEPDDLLLMFTDGLIERPGRDLFEGLDILSAAISEVVPKAPPDERVAAVMEVLAPSNTGDDTCILVARIMPNALEVS; encoded by the coding sequence GTGAACAGTTCGCCCGACGGGTCCGGCGAACCCCCGCGGGAAGCCGTCGCCGCCGTCGTGCAGGCCACGCTCGACGCGCTGCCGACCCAGGGCGTCTGGCAGCTGCCGATCCGCGACCCGGCCGGCGCCGTCGTCGACTTCGAGGTGCTCGCGGCGAGCCCGGAGGCCCGCGACATCAAGGACCGCGTCGGCAAGGAACTCGTCGGCCTGCGCATGCTGGAGGGATACCCGAGCGTCGCAGGCTCGCCGCTGTGGGAGGCCTGCCTGCGGGTCCTGGCGTCCGGGGAGGCCGAGGACGTCTCTCCCTACGTCCACAGGGAGGACGACGACGGCGTCCCCTACCTGTCCACCTACAGCGTCCGCGTGGCCGCGCTGCAGGGCGGCGTCTTCCTGTCCTGGGTGCGTCACGACAGGGAGGAGCGGCTGTCCACCCGGCTGCTGCACACCGAGCGCCTCGGTCACCTGGGATGGGGCCACTGGAGCCTGGTGACCGGCGAGGTCGAGTGGTCCGACCAGCTCTACGTGATCCACGGGCGCGACGTGGCCGACGGCCCGTTCCCGCTGGAGCACTACCGCGAGATCGCCCACCCCGACGACGTGCCCGTCGTCGACCACGCCCTCTCCACGCTCGTCGGGAGCGGCGGGCCGCACGAGTTCGAGCTGCGCATCCGCGTCGGCCGGGAGTACCGGCACATCAGGACCACGGCCGAGGTCACCAGAGACGCCGCGGGGCGGCCCGTCGAGATCCACGGCGTGGTCCAGGACGTCACCGACTGGCGCAGGACCGCCGACGAACTGGCGGAGGTCAGCCAGCGGCTGGAGGAGGAGTCACAGCTCACCGCGCGCCTGCAGGGCATCATCCTGCCGGTGCAGGACACCGTGCCCGGGCTGCAGCTCGGCGTACGGTACTTCCCCGCCGAGACGGCCCCGCTGGGCGGGGACTGGTACCAGGCCATCCACCTCGACAACGAGGAGGCGCTGCTGGCCGTCGGCGACGTCGCCGGGCACGGCCTGGCCGCGGCCTCCGCCATGGCGAAGCTGCGGCACGCGATCACCGGGCTGGCCTTCGCCGACCACGACCCGGCGCGGATCCTCGTCGCGCTGAACCGGCTGCTGCGGCGGATGCGGCCCGACGTGCTCGCCACGGCGGTGGTCGCGCGCTACCGGGTCGAGGACCGCACGCTCACGTGGACCCACGCGGGTCACCCCCCGATGCTGCTGGTGCGGGGTGACAAGGTGCACCGGCTGCTGCATCCCGGCGTTCTCCTCGGGGTCTTCGAGAGCGTGACCTACACGTGCGCACAGGTCCGGCTGGAGCCGGACGACCTGCTCCTGATGTTCACCGACGGCCTCATCGAACGACCGGGCCGGGACCTGTTCGAGGGTTTGGACATCCTCAGCGCGGCCATATCGGAGGTCGTGCCGAAAGCGCCTCCGGACGAGAGGGTGGCGGCCGTCATGGAGGTCCTCGCCCCGAGCAACACCGGCGACGACACCTGCATCCTCGTCGCGCGCATCATGCCGAACGCTTTGGAAGTGTCCTGA
- a CDS encoding STAS domain-containing protein produces the protein MSELHISTEPITPDAGDAGSSGSLGVVTVRGTLDFITHEAASEIFDKAFAQYGPHLVMDLLGLDFLDSRATGLLVSCWKRALDEGGWLALVAVEKGAARALWITGLASHVPVFPTVEAALAAAPPHATQ, from the coding sequence ATGTCCGAACTCCATATCTCGACAGAGCCGATCACGCCCGACGCCGGAGACGCTGGGAGCAGCGGAAGCCTCGGAGTGGTGACGGTGCGGGGCACGCTCGACTTCATCACCCACGAGGCGGCCTCCGAGATCTTCGACAAGGCCTTCGCGCAGTACGGGCCGCACCTGGTGATGGACCTCCTGGGGCTCGACTTCCTGGACTCCAGGGCGACCGGCCTGCTGGTGAGCTGCTGGAAGCGCGCACTCGACGAAGGGGGCTGGCTGGCTCTCGTCGCGGTGGAGAAGGGCGCGGCGCGCGCTCTGTGGATCACTGGCCTGGCGTCCCACGTCCCGGTCTTCCCCACCGTCGAGGCCGCCCTCGCCGCCGCTCCGCCGCACGCCACCCAATAG
- a CDS encoding zinc-dependent alcohol dehydrogenase — protein sequence MKAVCWQGVNELSVERVPDPAIRNAQDAIVKVTASTTCGSDLHLLGGHIPAMRAGDVIGHEFLGEIVETGPEVTRHRPGDRVVVCSIIGCGRCWSCRHGDWSLCENSNPNPGITDLMWGGSTAGIFGYSHAMGGFRGSHAEYVRVPFADHNAFAVPENVSDMDAVFASDAVPTGWMGADLGGVRPGDVVAVWGCGGVGQMAARAAMLLGAERVVAIDRHAERLAMASRHVGCEVVDYTATDVVSELRERTGGRGPDVCIEAVGMEADSTGLRRVYDGVRQRLRLEQDRPAAVREAIHACRTGGSVFVLGVFAGFVDRFPLGALMNKGLTLRGAQQHGQRYIPKLLELIDRGDLKPSHLATHTMTLDEGPRGYDLFRNRKDGCVRAVFRPWI from the coding sequence GTGAAGGCGGTGTGCTGGCAGGGCGTGAACGAGCTGTCGGTCGAGCGGGTGCCCGACCCCGCGATCCGCAACGCCCAGGACGCGATCGTGAAGGTGACGGCCAGCACCACCTGCGGCTCCGACCTGCACCTGCTCGGCGGCCACATCCCGGCGATGCGGGCGGGTGACGTCATCGGGCACGAGTTCCTCGGCGAGATCGTGGAGACGGGCCCGGAGGTGACCCGGCACCGGCCGGGCGACCGGGTGGTGGTCTGCTCGATCATCGGCTGCGGCCGCTGCTGGTCGTGCCGGCACGGCGACTGGTCCCTGTGCGAGAACAGCAACCCCAACCCGGGCATCACGGACCTGATGTGGGGTGGGTCGACGGCCGGGATCTTCGGCTACTCCCACGCGATGGGAGGCTTCCGGGGCAGCCACGCCGAGTACGTCCGGGTGCCCTTCGCCGACCACAACGCGTTCGCCGTGCCCGAGAACGTCTCCGACATGGACGCCGTGTTCGCCTCCGACGCCGTCCCGACGGGATGGATGGGCGCCGACCTCGGCGGCGTACGGCCGGGGGACGTGGTCGCGGTGTGGGGCTGCGGCGGCGTCGGCCAGATGGCCGCCAGAGCCGCGATGCTTCTCGGCGCCGAACGGGTCGTCGCGATCGACCGCCACGCCGAACGACTGGCCATGGCCAGCCGCCACGTCGGCTGCGAGGTGGTCGACTACACGGCCACCGACGTCGTCTCCGAACTCCGCGAGCGCACCGGCGGGCGGGGCCCGGACGTGTGCATCGAGGCCGTCGGCATGGAGGCGGACAGCACCGGCCTGCGGCGCGTGTACGACGGGGTCAGGCAGCGGCTCCGCCTGGAGCAGGACCGCCCGGCCGCCGTACGGGAGGCGATCCACGCCTGCCGCACGGGCGGCTCGGTTTTCGTGCTCGGCGTCTTCGCCGGGTTCGTGGACAGGTTTCCGCTCGGCGCGCTGATGAACAAGGGCCTCACGCTGCGGGGCGCGCAGCAGCACGGCCAGCGGTACATCCCGAAGCTGCTCGAACTGATCGACCGGGGAGACCTCAAGCCGTCCCACCTCGCGACGCACACGATGACCCTCGATGAGGGGCCCAGGGGCTACGACCTGTTCAGGAACAGGAAGGACGGCTGCGTGCGGGCCGTGTTCCGCCCCTGGATCTGA
- a CDS encoding HelD family protein, which translates to MSDRQTDAARAEALRCEQEYVSMLYERLDVARDRAGRGMRDVLARGASGNRQALVEREVTAAEHARRHARLSAVERGLCFGRVDDGEGQTLYIGRAGLRDDDHTSVLVDWRAPAARPFYVATPGDPGGLVRRRHLHTRDRRVVGIDDEVFDLDRMADADRRTLVGEAALLAALRRGRTGRMGEVVATIQREQDRVIRSGLAGALVVQGGPGTGKTVAALHRAAYLLYTHRDTLERRGILVVAPNATFSRYIGQVLPALGETQVVLTSLGGLHPGVRAEAEDGPATAVVKGDPRMARVIEEAVRDRERVPEGDLEVRIPVRTSLRGGVEVVVDEMTLRVDHATCLRAQDHARGLRRPHNIARWAFVRRILPALARDEAERLDRPLEDGDLRYAATALWEHRPVRDALDALWPEITPERLVRELLSDEERLRAAAGPHLTEDERAALLRPREAPWTIGDVPLLDEAAELLGEHDHGAGARRRRAEEERREEELYAREVLTITDAASALDAASLAGRNRDDGPYVTTADRAARDRTWAYGHVIVDEAQELSAMAWRTVMRRVPARSLTVVGDIAQTGAAAGARSWGEMLDPYVAGRWREERLLVNYRTPAEIMDVAADVLRAVEPGQEPPESVRHGGARPRAVPAAGTDLRRLVDAELRQIGEGRVGVVTPDARHAEVAALFPEAVDPLDSRVAVLTVRRSKGLEFDAVVVVDPEGILRQSPKGGQDLYVATTRATRRLTVVHEGTLPAMLRRLEHPAPLGHAGPP; encoded by the coding sequence ATGAGTGACCGTCAAACAGACGCCGCTCGCGCCGAGGCCCTGCGGTGTGAACAGGAGTACGTCTCCATGCTGTACGAACGCCTCGACGTCGCCCGCGACCGGGCGGGCCGCGGGATGCGCGACGTACTGGCCCGGGGCGCCTCGGGGAACAGACAGGCGCTCGTGGAGCGGGAGGTGACGGCGGCCGAGCACGCCCGCCGCCACGCGCGGTTGTCGGCCGTCGAACGCGGCCTCTGCTTCGGCCGCGTCGACGACGGCGAGGGCCAGACCCTCTACATCGGGCGCGCCGGGCTCCGCGACGACGACCACACGTCCGTGCTCGTGGACTGGCGGGCCCCGGCCGCACGCCCCTTCTACGTCGCCACCCCCGGCGACCCCGGGGGTCTCGTACGCCGCCGTCACCTGCACACCCGGGACCGCAGGGTCGTGGGGATCGACGACGAGGTCTTCGACCTCGACCGGATGGCCGACGCCGACCGCCGTACGCTCGTCGGCGAGGCCGCCCTGCTCGCGGCGTTGCGGCGGGGGCGCACCGGACGCATGGGCGAGGTCGTCGCGACGATCCAGCGGGAGCAGGACCGGGTGATCCGTTCGGGCCTCGCGGGGGCGCTGGTCGTGCAGGGCGGGCCGGGCACCGGCAAGACCGTCGCCGCGCTGCACCGCGCGGCGTACCTGCTCTACACGCACCGTGACACGCTGGAACGGCGCGGCATCCTCGTCGTCGCGCCCAACGCGACCTTCTCCCGGTACATCGGCCAGGTGCTCCCGGCGCTGGGCGAGACCCAGGTGGTGCTCACCAGCCTGGGCGGGCTCCACCCCGGGGTACGGGCCGAGGCCGAGGACGGGCCGGCCACCGCCGTCGTGAAGGGCGATCCGCGCATGGCCCGGGTGATCGAGGAGGCCGTACGGGACCGTGAGCGTGTGCCGGAGGGCGACCTGGAGGTGCGGATCCCCGTCCGCACGTCCCTGCGCGGCGGCGTGGAGGTGGTGGTCGACGAGATGACACTGCGGGTGGATCACGCCACCTGCCTGCGGGCCCAGGACCACGCGCGCGGCCTGCGGCGGCCGCACAACATCGCCCGCTGGGCCTTCGTCCGCCGGATCCTGCCGGCGCTGGCACGCGACGAGGCCGAACGGCTCGACCGGCCGCTGGAGGACGGAGACCTGCGGTACGCCGCCACGGCCCTGTGGGAGCACCGGCCGGTGCGAGACGCGCTCGACGCCCTGTGGCCGGAGATCACCCCGGAGCGGCTCGTCCGCGAGCTGCTCTCCGACGAGGAGCGGCTGCGCGCCGCCGCCGGGCCGCACCTGACCGAGGACGAGCGGGCGGCGCTGCTGCGGCCACGGGAGGCGCCGTGGACCATCGGCGACGTGCCGCTGCTCGACGAGGCCGCCGAATTGCTCGGCGAGCACGACCACGGGGCGGGGGCGAGACGGCGCCGCGCGGAGGAGGAGCGGCGCGAGGAGGAGCTGTACGCCAGGGAGGTCCTGACGATCACCGACGCCGCCTCGGCGCTGGACGCCGCCTCGCTGGCCGGCCGCAACCGCGACGACGGGCCGTACGTCACAACCGCCGACCGGGCCGCGCGCGACCGCACCTGGGCGTACGGGCACGTGATCGTGGACGAGGCGCAGGAGCTGTCGGCGATGGCGTGGCGGACGGTGATGCGGCGGGTCCCGGCCCGCTCCCTGACGGTCGTGGGCGACATCGCGCAGACCGGAGCGGCCGCCGGCGCCCGGTCCTGGGGCGAGATGCTCGATCCGTACGTGGCGGGGCGCTGGCGGGAGGAGCGCCTGCTGGTCAACTACCGGACCCCGGCGGAGATCATGGACGTGGCGGCGGACGTGCTGCGGGCGGTGGAGCCCGGGCAGGAGCCGCCCGAGTCGGTCAGGCACGGCGGCGCCCGTCCCCGCGCCGTGCCGGCCGCCGGGACCGATCTGCGGCGGCTGGTGGACGCGGAGCTGCGTCAGATCGGGGAGGGGCGGGTGGGCGTCGTCACGCCGGACGCCCGGCACGCCGAGGTCGCCGCGCTGTTTCCCGAGGCCGTCGATCCGCTGGACAGCCGGGTGGCCGTCCTGACCGTGCGCCGCTCCAAGGGCCTGGAGTTCGACGCCGTGGTCGTGGTCGACCCCGAGGGCATCCTGCGGCAGTCACCGAAGGGGGGTCAGGATCTGTACGTCGCGACCACGCGGGCGACGCGGCGGCTGACCGTGGTCCACGAGGGCACGCTGCCCGCCATGCTGCGCCGCCTCGAGCACCCCGCGCCGCTCGGGCACGCCGGGCCGCCCTGA